From the Cryptomeria japonica chromosome 2, Sugi_1.0, whole genome shotgun sequence genome, one window contains:
- the LOC131046331 gene encoding uncharacterized protein LOC131046331 — MEMHKVAFTRLSHSPFHFKSTSATRIACTASPLPPQKQTVNGPGILCDPCGGAGWVVCDFCEGQKTNVKARNNRLYRRCPSCRATGFLICQKCRVFKCVTFPSDRDSVSEF, encoded by the exons ATGGAGATGCACAAAGTGGCTTTCACTCGTCTCTCTCATTCACCATTTCACTTCAAATCCACATCTGCAACCAGAATTGCATGTACTGCTTCTCCGCTTCCACCACAAAAACAA ACAGTAAATGGCCCTGGCATCCTCTGTGATCCCTGTGGAGGGGCAGGATGGGTAGTCTGTGACTTCTGTGAAGGTCAGAAGACTAATGTGAAAGCACGGAACAACCGCTTGTATCGGCGCTGCCCCTCTTGCAGAGCT ACTGGGTTTTTGATATGCCAGAAGTGCAGAGTCTTCAAATGTGTGACGTTCCCTAGTGACAGAGACAGCGTATCTGAATTCTAG